In Ostrea edulis chromosome 4, xbOstEdul1.1, whole genome shotgun sequence, a single window of DNA contains:
- the LOC125670874 gene encoding ras-related protein Rab-23-like — protein sequence MREEEIETAIKVVVVGNGAVGKSSMIQRYCKGIFTKDYKKTIGVDFLERQIEVNGEEVRLMLWDTAGQEEFDAITKAYYRGAQACVLAFSTVDRDSFEAIDSWKKKVEDEVGEIGMVIIQNKIDLIDDAVVEPEEAEALAHRLRLRFYRTSVKDNLNVDEVFRYLTEKYLFQINCEVEEEPYNQPKITIGQGLLEAEMNNHVKDTNGKTKEKANGKLQKKKNRNRDDSDTIKLEPSKRRTRGKKSVLQATKCVIL from the exons ATGAGGGAAGAGGAAATTGAGACAGCCATTAAAGTGGTAGTGGTTGGCAATGGAGCAGTTGGAAAGTCCAGCATGATCCAGAGGTACTGCAAGGGGATCTTCACCAAGGACTATAAGAAGACAATAGGGGTGGACTTTCTGGAGAGACAGATCGA GGTAAATGGAGAAGAGGTTCGTTTGATGTTATGGGACACAGCAGGACAAGAAGAGTTTGATGCCATTACGAAAGCATACTACAGAG GTGCTCAAGCTTGTGTACTTGCATTTTCCACAGTCGACAGAGATTCATTCGAAGCCATTGATTCATGGAAGAAAAAG GTTGAAGATGAAGTTGGAGAGATAGGAATGGTCATCATCCAGAACAAGATAGATCTGATTGATGATGCTGTAGTAGAGCC GGAAGAAGCGGAGGCCCTTGCCCACAGACTACGCCTTCGATTTTATAGAACATCTGTCAAAGACAATCTCAATGTTGATGAAG tgttcAGATACCTCACAGAGAAATATTTGTTTCAAATTAACTGTGAGGTAGAAGAGGAGCCTTATAATCAACCAAAGATCACTATAGGTCAAG GTCTGTTAGAGGCTGAAATGAACAATCATGTAAAAGACACCAATGGGAAAACTAAAGAAAAGGCTAATGGTAAACtgcagaaaaagaaaaacagaaatcGTGACGATTCAGACACTATAAAACTAGAACCGAGCAAGCGAAGGACTCGTGGCAAAAAATCCGTGCTGCAGGCTACCAAGTGCGTTATATTGTAG